The genome window GTACACACCTGCCAGAAATGTTGCCTGTCCTGGGAATTCTCTGTAAACACATCCTCCCTCCAGACTGGGAATGTGGCTTATTCCCTTTTTACCCTGTCACACCAGTGCGCTTTTGGGTTAATGCTGATGAAATCGAAGGCAAGTTTGATTCTTTTTGAATGGATGTTTAGCTTCTACCTGTCTTTatcagataaaaggaaaaaaaatatggatttGGTGTCATCATGCTCAAAGCAGAACATGACTGTGTAAATTCCTAGTAAGGCCACAGAATTTTGAGGCTGTCCTGCCCTGGGAAACCTGTCTGCGTTTTGGTGGAAAGATCGAAAGTTGAATGTATGCCAAAAGAGAGTTGCTAAATGGTTTTCTAAACTAGGTGGTATTCTGATTGTTTTCGCATCTTGGAcctcagttcccttatctgtTAAATGGGAGTAAGGGGCTTAGTTAATCTCTAAGAAACATTCTTGCtcaaactgtttatttttttttctgttatatctATGAAAAGGCTCCAAGTCAGAATAGAGGcaaaagtaaaaccaaaattGGCAGAAGAACTGTTCTCTGAACTAGAGGCTACAAATTATTCTGCAAAAATTTCTATTAGTggcctgggttccagctctggGAAATCTATGGGTTCGTGCACTGAATAAGTTTCCGTATTTCCTAGAATAGGCGCATTCTGTGAAGATGGACCTCGCTCTGTCTGACCTGCTCTCGcccatgctttcttttccttgtttacaCAGCTGACTCTCTAGCCAGGCCCAGCTCAGCTAGTTTTGGAGAATGCTGCTGTTCCCTCAAGTACCACAGTGTAGAGAGGACGTGGGGTTGAGGTCAGAGAGAAATGGTATGAATCCTGACTCGCCACTGAACTTGACCTTTTTATGATCTTGGACAAGCTCCCCCTTcttgttctgtttcttcatctataaagtaggGGATAAAAGTCTCTTTCttataaaatggaattaaataataGCATGTATAAATACCTATTAAAATACCTGGCATACAATAAGTACTCGATTAGTCCCATCCATCTTCCACTTCCTTCCTATGTAGCATCATCTGGAAATTCCtgttgctttttcctctttttctttgaaagctTCTGGTCTGGCTGTACaagtaccttttaaaaaaaagaaagaagagaaaaggcaagTTTCAAAATTAAATGAGTATATCTCATCCTGTGTCTTCAGGTTTTTCAAGGTAAAATCTTAGTTGGGTCAAGTCCTCTTATTAGAAATATGACCTTTTAGAGTGAAAACTTCTCAggcaatttcttctcttttgaccGTCTTCTATCACATACTTTTAAGAGACTGTaggctttttatttctaaattttggtGCCAAATAATAGGAAGGATCACATCGATAATATGTAGTTAAAGATAATCGTTCTTAACTAGTGGTTTGTACCATAATGAAAGTCTGCCTACTTTTCTACAATTTATCAAGGGCCTGCCCGTATTTTATCTTATCCAGACCCTTTCCATTAACTCAACATGTATTATCTTGGAGTTGCCCTAATTTGGCATGTGAATAAGAGACAACTCAGAATAACAGGCTAAGGAATCTTCTCAGGATCACACAATAGTTTTCTGGAATAAAGAAGGGtagaaataaacagaattaaAGGCAGTTTATAGAAATAAATCAGATATAGTAACAATATAAGAAGAAGGGGGTAGGGAAATTGGAGGGAGACAGAAATGAGATCAACACAAAACCAGCTGTCCATGGAGCCTTGGACCTTTGCTCTACCTAGCCACAGATTTGGCTCAAAGCCCTGTGGCAGTTAGTTCAAAGGGTTCTTCCTAGTTACTTTTTAGAGATTAGAAGATAAAGCCCAGTCACTGTTTAGGAGAACAAACACTGATAGGTATTCTAATGTTGAAACCTACACTCTTGCAAGGTTATAATTCTGCTCCTCTATTTGCCATCTTTTGGACCCAACTAACTTTCAGGTTGAAAGTCTTTAAATTTCAATCGGGTCAGTTTCCCACTAGGTCTGATTATTAAGACCCTTTGTCAGGTTCTCAGGTTCTTTAGATGTTCCCAATGGCATAAAAAGGCAGATTTCAAGAGGCATTATTTTTTGTAGTTGAAAGATCAGTGTTTGAGaggtcttaaaaaaaattctcatataATTTAGAGATGCTGTCTTCTCTACAAAGAGTACTTTTTTGGGCAAATATAGACTACCCAACTACTTAAGCACATTCCTAAATTTGGTTCTTTGGCTTGTTCATATCGGTCAAAGGTCTAGTTTCCTGTGTTTTTAGTTGATTTTCATTTCGCATGCTTTGCTAGACAAATAGatcctcaataaatacttgttgctGTACGATacggcggggtgggggggggggataGGGGAAGTTGTGATAAGAATATTTGCATTTGAATCCATGCAGATAGACATCGCTCAGCCAGAAATGTGGATGAGGCAGGCCAAACCAGAAGGTTTCAAGATTAAAATCAAGGGCTTGAACTCCAAATGCAGCTCTCGCCCGCCACCCTAAGAAAATAATTAGGCCAGGAGATGTTCTGTTTGGGTCTGAGCCAGCCCTTGCCTCCTGCTCAGTGCTGTCCCAGGTGAGGAGGCAAGTTCACCGTTTGTGGGTTCAAGTGCACCTGGAGTGGAGGTGGGGCAAGTATGGACGCTCCCAGTCTGCCCCTGACCTTATTCAGTTGTTTATGTGAAACCTGAAACGTACCATTGAAAGTTGTCTATACATTTCATCACTGGTAGTGAAAGTATATACATTGTTGCAGGCTTTTTGGAGGGGAGTTTGGCAATGTATATCAAGTATAAAATGTACACATGCTTAGCCAACAATTCTACTTCCATGAATCTAGCCAACAGAAATACTTGTATAACAGTGCAAATATAAACGTACAAGGAAGTTCATTGCCTCCTTGCTTTAATAGGGTACAGCTGGAAACAGCCTGTTTGTCAGGATGGGAGTGGCAAAATTATGACACTTCTGTTGTGcagatattaaaaagaatgtGGAAGAGCTCTGTTGGTAAAGGTGTAGGAAGCATGGAGGAGCATAAATGATTAGTTATCTCTGGGTGCAGCGAGGGGAAGAGTCCACGGGGGCAGGGCCTCTAACTTGTACAATTTTTGGGACCACCACTCACGTAGAATACAGCGTAAGTTTTTGGTGCTCCCAAGATTTGTTTAATGAGGAGAATTTAGGAGTACGTTCACTTTTTACTTTACATTTATGTATATGTTCCCTAACCTATTTTTTTGCAACATGTacttactaattttaaaaattggcttgGCCCACTGTATAATAGTCACAGGAAGCAGGCTTGGGAATAACTGGTCTTGAATGGTACAAAGCCACCAGTTCTAAAAGGATGGAAATTCCTTGTTAATTGTGTATATGTCAGAATTGATTCAAGAGAATCAGCTGTTCTCGTGCAAAGAATGATATTATAGTTTTTATGAAATTTGGAGAAGCTCGTTTCTGTCTGTCTACGCTGTCTGTGCAGTTGGATCCATTTTTGGACTCAGCCATATGGGCGAGTACTTAACTTTTCCATTCAGCACGGAAAGTGAAGTGATCCGCTGAgataaaatattaactaaatttgGATGACTTCTCGACTGTTCGAAGTGCAGAACATTTATCATATAAGCACCATTTTCCTGAGCTTtcttttgctaaatattttatctgaCTGCCACCATTGTGTAAAAGTCTTTGAACAGAAAATGAATACTGTGTATTAGTTAAACCCATTCATACATTGCAATAGAATGTCAGCTTGCTGTGTCATACATCAAAGCTTATTCCACAGCTTTGGCATAATCCAGAAGAATTTAATAACAGTTGCGGTTAATTTTGCCAGTGATAtatagggaaagaaaaatgtttgaaatttaaattatgcAGAGAGCTAAATTCTTAATCCTAAAATTTAATCCCTTAATTCTGTAGTATCATACTGAGGCTTTTTAATAGTCATGAAACAGATGGGTCTTTACTCAGATTATTTACAAACAAATTTTCCTGTGCTCTTGACACATTTATTGTGAGCGAAGTACCATAAGCAGTTTTTAttacattaattaaaaatttaatttccagAATAATTCATCTATACCTCTATTCCTCTCATGCGATCTTCATAACTGTGAAACTGTAATTAAATCACAATGATAACCTGTCTCTTTGGTTTCACTGGaaatttaatttaacatttttcaatattatatgaatttatgaatttaatacttttaaattttttaatatatgattttaatatatttttcctccttctttattGCCAGAAGTTCTGCTAATGCATATTGGGAATGTGAAGACATATGCTATTTTGACTATGTATCCTTTATCTTTATTGACATACTGATCTTTACTTTGTAAACAGCTACTTTGAAAAGCttattgtgatttaaaaaaataggtaggTAGGAGAGATTccatagcattttttaaaatgataattagaTAAATGAGGAGTGTGAAATTGAGGTTTCATTTACAGATGTGATAGTGTGGACCTGAAAGAGATGGAGACGAGTGTGTCGTTGAATTTCTTACAACCAGAGCACGCATTCTGGAAATTATTTGACTGAACAGCTACTCAAATGACTCCCAGGTACTTAGTCCCCTCGGGTGATTGATGCAGCTTAGGGAACAGCCACAGAGGTAGACGCTCCTCATCTGCAGACTCGCAGTCAGCAGCAGCAAGACCAGAAGGTAGGGGGCTGGTGCACAGGCCCGTCTCAGGCCAGGGGGATTCAGCAGTGTTCATTTCCGCAGCCCAGAAAAGCCCGTGTTACTATTCGGTCAAGTGTGTGTGTGGacgtgtgcgtgtgagtgtgaaAATGCCCACCATTACCTATATCCTGTGCTGCCTGGAATCGATAGTGTTTTTCCTGTGCTGTgagttgtttcctttttattttaaatgctgttAGTAACTGTTAGCATCAAGTTGAAATTACTTAAGAGCTAAcgtgaagagaaggaagacagtcCAGAGGAGGTGGACGGGCTCACTTCAGCATCTTGGGAAGCCTGGACTGGAGAAATCCTAAGGAAATGGCAGAGAAATAGAGAAGGAGAGTTGTAGCTAACAGTTAACACAGACATCCCGCCTGAGGAGATCCTGAATGTCCTTACCCTGACCTGCATCCCACCTTTCTGAGGGGAGGGCTGCTAGGGAGTGGCCTCAGTTTTGGGTTTGGTTCTCCCCGATTGAAGAGACGGCAGCCCTAATTTACTCCTCAGAAATGTGGCGCTTCCCCTGAAGCCTGGCTCCCGTGCGTGAGGAAACGACACATGTGACATGGCACCCTGCAgggagcactggactgggagttGGGGGTCAGAGTTCTCCGCGGTCGTGCCCCCCAGTAATGAGGAAAGCTTGGAGCTGCCTTTAGATGTACAAGAACCCTCTTCCCAATCTGAAAAATTCGGAAGAGGTTTTCAGGGCcgttttctctttaaatttctgTGCTAGCCTGTCTCTAGGCTACATTTAGTGCACGAAATCGGGGGCTAGAACTTGGGAAGCTTCCCCTGAAACTCCAGGAGGGGGCATTTCAGGTTCTAgccatctccatctccatcatGGGTGCTCGTTGCATCCATCAAATGAGTGTGCTGTTCCCCACTCCATCCTACTCTCACTAACCTCCTTTGCATGGCCTGatgcctggcgcacagtaggtgcacaatacatttttattgaatgaatggatttccTTTGCTTACATTTGGAAGATGCTCTGGCCCTTTCTTCATGCTTGTGAATTTCTGAGACCACCGGTGTTGATTAGTAACAGGTAGTTGGCCTCAAAATCATGCtaatttgggggccggcccagtggtgcagcggttaagttcgcacattccccttcttggtggcctgggctttgccggttcggatcccaggtgcggacatggcactgcttggcaaaagccatgctgtggtaggcgtcccatgcataaagtagaggaagatggacatggatgttagctcagggccagtcttcctcagcaaagacaggaggattggcaggagatgttagctcagggctaatcttcctcaaaaaacaaaaaaaaaaatcatgctcaTTCGGTAGACCCCTTTTCTGAGGCTGATGCCTTCCATTAAATTTCTCTGCATGAAAGCTTGGTCCGCTAGATTAAAAtcgtttatttttcttaatgctttTTTTTGCAGGGGTCTTGCCCCTCAGAATAAGCCAGAACTGCAGAAAgtgatggaaaagagaaaacgAGATCAAGTGATAAAGCAGAAGGAGGAAGCAGCGCAGAAGAAGAAATCTGACTTTGAAATCGAACTATTAAAACGGCAGCAGAAGTTGGAGCAGGTGAGGGtgaaagttgtcttttttttttaatggagaaatacTTGACATACAACCTTGCGTCAGTTTAAGTTATTGTCAGTTCAAGTGTACAGCATATTGATCTGATACCATCATATTACAGTGTGATCACCACTGTCGCGTTAGCGGACGCCTCTAACGCATCACGttattatcatttcttctaaTGTTGGAAACAATTGCGATCTAGTCCCTTAGCAAGTTTAATATTCAGAGTACAATTTTTTTGGCTTTAATCACGGTACCATGTATTAGGTCTCCAGGATTTACTTATGTACAGTGGCAATTATGTTCCCTGAAATAACGTCTCCCaattcccccagcccccagcccttggtaaccaccgTTTTACTCTCTGCTTTTACAGTTTcgatttttttagattccacatataagagagatcatgcagtattgggctttctctgacttacttcaAAAATAGCCCTTTTTGGTCCTGAGAAATATGGATGTTGGAAAGAGCAGAATTCACCAGACACGTCAGGTGTTGGTGTTGATACCATGACAGGAAAATATGAGACAAAATGTCAGAAAATAGGCTAAAATACCTTCAGGGTAAAGACAGGGATTTTGTCGAGGGCCTGGAAGAGATTCAGGGGCCAGAGCCCATACCAGGGGCTGTCACGGAATTCACAGCAGAGGGTTGGGAAACTCAGCTTCACTGAGACAGACTACAGGGCGACATGTGTTATCTGAGCGTCTTGTGTTCTTAGCCTTGATTTTTAGGTTCTCATCCTCTCCTGACATTGCTTGTGGTAACAGCCAATGGGCTGCTGCTCCTGCACAGAATTACTGCAGGACCCGTATGCatccatatgtatatatatttaaagtggagACCGGAAGAGACTTTCTCCCCTTGGGAGATGAAGTCGCCAGGGACTTTGAAAAGCCGCTCAGTTTGTGAATCACTTTCCTGTTTCTGAATCCCATCTAGCTGGAACTCGAGAATCAGAAATTGCAAGAAGAGCAGGAAAATGCGCCAGAGTTTGTGAAGGTCAAAGGGAATCTCAGGAGAACAGGCCAGGAAGTGGCCCAAGCCCAGGAGTCGTAGGCCCGGGCCGCAGAGATGCGCCCGGCCCGTCGCGCTCGGAAGCGGGCTGCAGGCGTCTGCTCAACACTTCCTCTCAGGGCCGGAGCCCCTGGGGAGAGTCCCAGCCAGCAGAGAATTGTTACCTTCAGAAGGATTTGATTTGGTTTTCCTACAATCTTGGTGGATAAACTACCTGTGACAGTTGCAGTTCTGTTCGCCAAACGAAGGACCTTGACCAGCACTTGAGTTGGGCTAACAGACCTGTGTTCACAGACCTGATCAAAAGAAGCATCAACGACAGAGGAAGAGGACACTGGAATAAATTCTTGAGAGTTGCACTACTTGGTTTTTCTTCCGGTCCAAGTTTAGTGGGGCACAGAgccttttttctttgaaaacctaaagaaaatgtgtttccttGTTCCTTTAGTTATCTATTGGATTGCACAGAAATGTGTTTGATTTGTTACACCCAATGTTTGTAAATTCCATTTTGAGAACCCAACATTTTCTTGGTCAATTTATACTTTCACCCACATTACAGTTAACGCCGGAGAATGTTCGTGTGGATGTTGAGCACAGCTACTACCTTTGTTGGCACTAAGACTCAGAAATGGGGTGAGAAGGTTTAAAAATACGTAAACAAAAATACGTCAACATCCATCTTgatcttattttaatttctttcggTTCTGTGATATTAGTAGGCTCCACAGTGACATTCCAGTTCAGAGAAAGCACATCATATAAATCCATTTATTGCTTTGATAACTattagggtttttgttttgttttgctttttaatttcttgctGAGCTGGcccttttaaatgaaataatctccCAGTCATTTGGAGAATAAAAACTAGTCCATATAACCCAACTTCAGTGTCAAAAGTAAAGGGTCCacatcttttgatttcttttgagaGCTGTTTGAGGAAAGCTCCTACTGGGAACTGGGCAAGGAGTTTTTCGGGTATTTTAATGTGAAACAAATGTGGTTTGGTCTAAGGAGGCCTTGTTGGAAGATTTACAGCTTttgtacattttgaatattattagAATCCAAGTTTTGAAAGTTTCTGATTAATGATCCCCCATTTCTTTGCCTTGTTTTTCTTGTGAAGAAAGACTGGTCCACCACTCTCTTAGTGATGATGATGCTGTTGATAACAAGGACGTTGATGACTACTGTTCTGCATCTCTCAGGAAAAATTGAGGTGAAGGGAGAGGCTGCTTGGTTTCTGCACTCTAGCTAGCATGCTCCTCCAAGTGATGTCCGAGTTAAGAATAGTAGCAAAATTCTTACACAAAATCCATTTCATACAGCTGCTCTGGGCAGAGGTACATTCTACTTGGGGTCATCTGGAAGAATTTGTGTGGATTCAGTATGTTCTCCATGGAGATGGTACAGCCAGTAATCTCTACATTGAAGATCTTCTTATACTCCTTTAAAGGCTCATAGAAAGCTAGATCCCAAGCTTTTGAATCCTTAATAAACGTAGTAGAAATTAGCTTTCTATGGGAATGCTTTAGTTTTCAGAGTTGATGATTAGGCTCATACTCAGTCCTCATGTGAACAAGATATGAATAAATGCAATGAGAATATACTGCTAGTTAGGGAACATGTTGATTACAACTGAAATGGATTATTTCTCTCATCAGCAAgtattatttgaataaaatatgagATGTTTAAGGTAAAGTCTTGCTCTATCATAGTTTGCTTTCGAAGGATGGAATGGTAACTATTTTTTTCCATCGTTCTTCCTTTTGAGAGAAAAAAGTACATTAACTCATCATCTTGAAAGTACATTTCTGATTGCACATTGACTAGAGTTCTTTCTTCGTGTATATGGACTAACAATGTGATTTGTAAAGTGAAGATTCAGGACCGGCTCCTAGCCTTTCATCTAACTGGGTGTTAGATCTTTATAGATCCTGTGTTCTGGAAGCAATTCTGCCACTTGATAAAATTCCCAAGGGCCCCAGCAGGCCCCTTTCGAAGGACCAATCCTGTTCCTAGAACTTACCAAGAATTCCTTcttcactggggaaaaaaaaatcacaaaagcgTTTCCCTCCCAGTCTCACTCACAAATCTGCAGAATTTTGTGTAGTTAGTACACAAGGTCTACTTGTAAATAGCGCAGGCTGATGTCTTAGGACGAAAAGTGGACTGTCCAGGGAGGGGAGCTCTCAGAAGTTGTCACATCGGGTCGGCTCACTAGCTTGATTACATAAGCATCAGTCTCCCGCCTACTGTACAGTCCAAACCCCTAGGACTCATAAATATCCAAGCAGTTTCGTGCTTTGAGCCACTTTTTGACAAAAATGGCTCCATTTTTCCACTCTATGGTTTTCTTAAAATAGTCGAGTGTTTTATAGTCTCGTAGTAAGGCACTGTTGCTTTCTAAGCTATAACAGTTGACTCTATTCTTCTACTCCGAAAAATCTTGACTTGTTTgagtgtatataatatatataaagggaGCCTTAATGGgtttgttttcataatttaatatttttttgtatttgctcttgtataattgtttttaatgaaagTCTTACAGAATCGAGGGTGGAATTCTTAGAACCAAAGTTATTCTTAATAAAAATCAATACTTGCTTGGACCACGCCGCCGAGTGTGTCTGATCTGTGGAGGATGGATGGCAGAGCTGACGGTGGGGGGCCGTGTGCAGTTGGAGGGTTAGAAGGCGGTTCTAGAGTCTCCCTTTGGTGACTGTCCTCTTGCACAGCCTCCCCCTCAAATAAATTATGTCCTCTTGCCTTGTGTCACTCAAGGCTGACTATTCATTAGGTCAAACAAATTCATGCTAAGAGGTTATGCTACACTTTGCGTAGGATATGTGGTATTTTAGCAGCAGTTGTCAGTCCTTCTGATCAAAGTCTTCTGAATTTGGGGAGCCTGCTAGGACAGTGGGAGATAGATTCTGGGAAAGGCCATGTCTTGGTGCTTTTGAGCTAGTACACATGGCATGTCTGAAGCATGACCATGAAATTCTTTTGCTTATTCAGCTGAATTAAAGTCATCTTTGAGTTAGTTTGGCAAGGTATATGCATGATTGCATTATACTATTGGTTAAAATAGTTGGGGAGTTCAAGTCTACTTATAGTTATGCCTTTATTTTCCAACCCAAAATTACTACTCGGCTTGATCACCCAACCCCTAGTGTCTTTGGACTCTTAATCACATCTACTCAGGGCAGTGAAGACTTGCTGCGTCCAAGTTAAACCATGAGTTCCGAAGGCCAGTGCAGAAGGTGGGTTCCCAAAAAGATTTGAGTGGTaactgcatccttggaataaccGGGCAGTTACCAAGGTGACAGTTTTGAGGCTGTCAATCCATGTCATTGGGCCACTATCTCTTTGTTTCTTACAGGAGTAGTAACCgattggaaagaagacagagggcAATTCAACGGGTTTGGTAAGATTTAAAATGTTATAGTGTAGCTACAAGAGGTATTAAAATAATACTGCCAGGCTTCCATTTACTCGTATAATGGGAaatgatgtattttatttccaaGGTCTTAGGATAAAGAAAATCTTCATGAGCTAGCCTCACAattataatttctacttttttttttttttgtctgcatGAGGAAATGCAGCCTGATTATCAAGTGGGGAGGTTTTGGAATGTCTTCCCACGTGCTCCTAGATTTCCTAGCAAGATGGTAATACCGAACAGAATCTGGTACAAAGGACATTTGGTTATTTATTGAAAGTGTGCTGGTTATTACTGGGAAATTGTTGCTCCAAGGCCCCTCAGAAttaggaaatatatgtgtgtgtggaagTGTAAATATGTATTCACACATTTGCATTGATGTTTGTTGGAAATCATGAGCTCACATCGATACTCCCAATTCTAACCCAATAGCGTATTCCAGCTTTCCCCACTTCCATGTTTGTGGCGCCCCTGTCTAGCCGTTAAACCTGGCTGCCACCCTCCTCCATGCACTTAGTTATTTTCTCAGTCACCCTGTATGTAGCCAGTCTCCTAGCTTACTCACTCACCCTtgtccctctggccctgcctaGTGGCTTTGATTGAACTattcaggaagaaaagaggaaacaccAATTTTTCTTGAGCATTTAAACCTTTATTGTAAATTTAATTACATTGCCTCAAACAACTTAAACTGTAATTACAGATTTAGTGTACCTGACTGTTTTGAACCTTTCTCATTCCTTAAATGGTACACAAACCATTCTCGATGTTTTagttaggattctccagagaaacagagccaataggaaATGTATATATGGGAAagatatctataaatatatataaggcAAGAGCCAATAGGAAAGATATGTATGTAAACACATGTAAAGCAAGGtatattatgaggaattggctcatgtgatccTGGAGGCTGAGAATTCCCACAGTTGGCTGTCTGCAAGTTGAAGACCCAGCAAAGCTGGTGGTATGATTAAGTTCAAGTTCGAAGGCCTGAGAACCGGGGGAGCGGATGCTGGAAATCCCAGTCTGAGAGCAGGAGACCATGTGCCAGCTCAGCGGTCAGGCGGAGAGAGAGGGAAGCCTCCCATCTTCCACCTCTTGTTCTCTGCAGGCCctcaactgattgggtgaggcccaccaACATTGGGAAGGGCAGTCCACTTTACTGAGTCCTCTGATTCATATACCAGCCTTATCTGGAAACACCCTCTtggacacacccagaaataatgtttaatctgggtaccctgtggcccagtcaagttgacacgtaaaattaacctTCACATTTGAATACAATGattagcacatttaaaaaaataattttacagaaacctatttttaaaaatcaacttttgaGCTTTTTGTCcaataatttttactttcagaATCGTTTACTATTAAGGCCgtatttattttcatgtcttcttAGTCATTCAGTTatactttattatatttcttGGGTTGGTAGTAACCTTACCaagcctaaaagaaaaggaatatttcTTCAGACTAACAGGGAGCATAATCTGGGTCGTTGACTGATTCTTGCTTAGGACGAAGCCTGGCTGCACAGTCCACAATGATTCAACCACGAGCCACAGACGTTGGGCTGAGCCCTTTTATCATTAATTCTTACTTGCTTTGTCATGGATTTTTAATATCTTGTCATttatattactttaaatttttgaaaCTTGCTACCTTTCCTAGCAATGAAATGTGCTTTAATTTTGCAAGGCCAGCGTTCTCTAACTCATTGTCTTGCTTTGATGATAAATTGATCTTGTCCATTAGCATTAGTGAAAACTTATGTATGCCTCATCAATATCTTGTATAATTACTAGGCTCATATTGAAATTTGTCTGCGAAGAGTCATCAAGTCTGCGTGGGGAATTCTTTTAGACATTTGGTTATTTATCATCTTGGACATACTCTTGAGTCCTTTCAAATTTGTTATTGTGTGTGATGAACATTTCCTTTTCGGCTTGATTACTACATGTGACCACTGACAATGGTCAGCTTCTTCTTGtactattgttttctattttctctattgttcagATTTCCTATATTTGTTCTTTGCTGTATGCATCGCTAGAAATAAGCACATggccatactttaaaaaaatgttcttagTAGAACAAACAAAATACCCTCATACGTGAATATTCCCTTAAACATATCCTATAATCATCcttattttgtattaaaattcctttttctcttaagtATCATGAATCTGTGGCCTTCTGTAGATTCAGCTTataattttcatcttctttttttgatGTTCAGAATATTACAGCTTGGCTAGTGGAACCCCTTCCAGcttattcctttgtttttgttttttgatttttataaaataattgctTCTAATAGCTATGAAAGCATCCTTAATTTGTTACAACAATAGGATGTTTCAGACCATCCTGATTTTTTCTCCTGACATAGGATGTAGGACTATGTGCCTTTCAAGAAGTCCCGGTTCCTCTTGATGGAGAATCGAAGGAGAGGTCAAGATCTGGCATAAGAGGTGACAAGGGCGTTACGAGTGTGCTCCTGCACGCATAGGAGTGATGGCACTAAAGGACAGGAAATTGCCCTCGTTTCTCCATTTTAACCCCTTATGTGGTTCTACCCTATATTTCTTGTGGTATGAGTCTCATTGAACCAGAAGTGTTTTCATTACGCTTACAAAGATTAACTgagatattttcttataaaataagaattatgaAAGGGGACTTTCCGGACCAGATGCTAAAACACACTTTGAAGCAATAGTAATCGAACTGGTCTGATATTGGCCCAGAGGACACCaatagatcaatgcaacagaatat of Equus caballus isolate H_3958 breed thoroughbred chromosome 29, TB-T2T, whole genome shotgun sequence contains these proteins:
- the FAM107B gene encoding protein FAM107B isoform X2, which codes for MAEPDYIEDDNPELIRPQKLVNPVKMSRNHQDLHRELLMNQKRGLAPQNKPELQKVMEKRKRDQVIKQKEEAAQKKKSDFEIELLKRQQKLEQLELENQKLQEEQENAPEFVKVKGNLRRTGQEVAQAQES